In Dasypus novemcinctus isolate mDasNov1 chromosome 10, mDasNov1.1.hap2, whole genome shotgun sequence, one DNA window encodes the following:
- the LOC101415894 gene encoding olfactory receptor 10AG1-like codes for MLHRDQRAEGNFSSVVGFVLLGFSDLPNLQGFLFGIFFLIYTFIMIGNGLIIIITRIESALQTPMYFFLANFSALEICYVSVTVPKILANLWTQKRSISFVGCATQMCFFLILGVTECLLLAVMAYDRYVAICNPLQYPLVMNQKTCIQLAVGSWISGIPVQIWQTYQVFSLPFCGSNQINHFFCDIPVLIKLACGDTSLNEICVYIVTILFAMISFLLILGSYIKIISTILKLPSTTSQFKAFSTCSSHLTVVVLFFGPGAITYLRPKSNHSSGNDKMFSLFYIFVTPLFNPIIYSLRNKEVIATLKKLLLRKTERGSY; via the coding sequence GAGCAGAAGGCAATTTCTCTTCAGTGGTGGGATTTGTTCTCCTGGGATTTTCTGACCTTCCAAACCTCCAGGGGTTCCTATTTGGGATTTTCTTTCTCATCTACACATTTATCATGATAGGAAATGGtcttataataataattacaagGATAGAGTCTGCTCTTCAGacacccatgtattttttccttgcaAATTTTTCCGCATTGGAAATCTGTTATGTGTCAGTCACTGTTCCCAAGATCCTGGCAAACCTTTGGACTCAGAAGAGAAGCATTTCTTTCGTGGGCTGTGCCACACAAATGTGCTTCTTCCTTATACTGGGTGTCACTGAATGTTTACTCCTggctgtgatggcctatgaccgctatgtggctaTTTGTAATCCTCTGCAGTATCCTCTAGTCATGAACCAAAAGACATGTATCCAGCTGGCAGTTGGCTCCTGGATCAGTGGAATTCCAGTTCAAATATGGCAAACATACCAGGTCTTCTCACTGCCTTTCTGTGGTTCTAACCAAATCAACCATTTCTTCTGTGACATCCCTGTATTGATCAAGTTGGCTTGTGGTGACACTTCACTTAATGAAATATGTGTCTATATAGTTACCATATTATTTGCCATGATTTCTTTCCTGTTGATACTTGGCTCATATATCAAAATCATCTCCACCATCTTAAAGTTGCCATCAACCACAAGTCAGTTCAAAGCTTTCTCCACCTGTTCTTCACACCTCACggttgtggttttattttttggtcCTGGTGCCATCACATATTTGAGGCCCAAATCAAATCATTCTTCAGGAAATGACAAAATGTTCTCTCTTTTCTACATCTTTGTGACTCCTCTGTTTAATCCCATCATATACAGCCTTAGGAATAAGGAAGTGATTGCAACACTAAAAAAATTGTTactcaggaaaacagaaagaggatCATACTAG